TTAAATCCGGCTGGATATTTGAAGAGCGCTAATACAAATGATATCGTTTATAAAATCCCGCTACAACCCGTAGCGGGATTTTTTTTTTCAACTAAGTTCACTAACCTTGTACAAGAATAAAAAAAGCATCTTATGAAGCCTATCTGGGGAATCGATCTGGGTGGAACCAAAATTGAAGCCGTAGTTCTGGACACTGATAAAAATTATGAAGTCATCAGCCGCATGCGCATTGATACCGAGGCGAGCCACGGCTATGAGCATATTGTCAGCCGTATTCTCCATTTGCTCACGCTTGTGGAAAAAGAAACAGGCCTGAAACCCCATAAGGTGGGGATGGGGACTCCCGGTGCGATTGATCCGGATCTCGGAACTATCAAAAATAGTAATTCGACCGCCCTTATAGGAAAACCCCTGAAATATGACCTGGAAAAACAAAAAGGCATTCCTTTTTTCCTCGCCAATGATGCCAACTGTTTTGCATTGGCTGAATCAAAAATGGGCGCAGTACCGGAAAGAATAGCGAATGCTGAAGTGGTTTTTGGGGTGATTATGGGAACGGGGGTAGGCGGTGGTGTCGTCGTAAACGGGCATGTGATCAACGGG
The Bacteroidia bacterium DNA segment above includes these coding regions:
- a CDS encoding ROK family protein, yielding MKPIWGIDLGGTKIEAVVLDTDKNYEVISRMRIDTEASHGYEHIVSRILHLLTLVEKETGLKPHKVGMGTPGAIDPDLGTIKNSNSTALIGKPLKYDLEKQKGIPFFLANDANCFALAESKMGAVPERIANAEVVFGVIMGTGVGGGVVVNGHVINGRHSIGGEWGHNFLDESGGPCYCGRIGCVEQLLSGPASERYYKNKTGTFRKLRDIYALSQEGSDPIATETIDRLIHFFGKGLGPIINILDPDAIVIGGGVGNIDRLYTDGVEAVKKYVFNTRMETLFLKPKLGDSAGVFGAAMLVE